ATCCCTTTCCTTTTTTAACGCAGATTAATAGCTAATCAGCGCAGTTTATATTATTTATCTCGCTTCACCTCCTGATTTAACTGCACTCAAAGTGCATAAACTCATTACGCTCGACCTACATAGTAAGTACAAGGTTCAACTTAATATGGAGCAATTATGAAATCGAGCTTACTTCCTGTTTGTGTTGCAGTGATGGCAATTGCGACTTCAGAGATGAGTACTGTAGGAATTGCCCAAGCTCAACAATGGACAAAAACACCACCAATTTTTAATATTCCAGCCAACAGTATACAAATACCTCGAAATATAAAAATCTTGCCATCCGTATCTGGAAACTTAGAATTAGTTCCAGGTCAATACGGCTACCAAGTACAATGTCAGAACGTAAAAGTTTATTTAATTAGCGAGGAGTATATCGAAGAACCCCCAACTCAAACACCACCTGGAGGAGTCGATTTAGGTCTCTCAAAAAAACCCATATTTAAATACCAGGGAATAGTTAAACCAGATAATAATAAAGATAACTCTGGTTCTACAACTTACTGTAAATACTCGGTTTCGCCTGATCCCCAATCTGTAGAAAAAAAAGCATTCTTGGTATTCGATACTCTTACTGTTTGCCCAGAACCTAAGAAGCTCGTCACTATTCTCAATACAAATGTGAAAGTAAATTTCAAAGAAGTTGTTTGCGGCATCGGGTAATTTTCGGCAGTATTAAATAGCGCTCGCTCTGATTCATGAAGAATGAAAATCGGGCTACTGAATTTGACATTTATCCAAAATAAACAATGAAATATTTTTTTGATACTCTTCAAAATTCCCACACCAAACTAATCAAGAAGATGTTATTTTCTTTGTTGGGTTTGAGTACGACCTCCATAAGTCTATTATGTTTACCAGTCACAGCACAAAATTTCCGACCTCTACCGAATCAAGTTGACATCTCAGTTCGTCCCGCATTGTATTTCGGTGGAAAGTTAGACAATCTCAAACAGATGAATCAAGGGTCTAAATATGTTGTACCAGGACAGAAAATTGTTCTGACTAAAGCCGATGCGTTTTTACAGTCTGGTGATAAGTACGCTTTTAACATTAGCTATTATGTCTTCCTCAAACCTGGAAAAAATGCGCCATCTTTACCCCAGTTTACTAACCGTCTGCTCCTGAACAACAAGGAAATTGTCAATCAGCATGGTGTCAAGTTTAGTAACGATGATAGCCTAGTTAATGGTGGGAGGATTAAAGTCATTCACACCCAAGCATATTTACCGATAGGTGAGAGTGTTTTAGTATTGTCAGTTGATGATGACAATACTATCTCCGAAACCGATGAGAGCAATAATGTGCGTCGTTTTGTTGTGAGCGTTCAACCTTAGAATTGCCACAAAAAAGGCGATCGCGTTCACAGCACAGCAGTTTAATATCAAGATGTTTGCAGTTCGCAAAAGTCGCGATCGCTCTCTGTGAAGAGAGAAGTAATTAATGTCGATATAGCAGTTTTCATATTTATGCGGAAACCCCTGTATTAGTAGTCTTCAGCCCCCAGTATTGAATCACTAACTACCAATTAGCAGTCACTAACCGCAAAAACCTGATACAGTTAAGCGAAACTGACTCTTAAACAAACTTAGCAATGACCGAGTGGATCACTAATACCATTACTTCTTTAGGCTATTTAGGAATTGGACTATTAATGTTCTTGGAAAATCTCTTTCCGCCAATTCCTTCAGAATTAATCATGCCATTAGCAGGATTTACAGTAGCTAGAGGCAAGATGGAATTAGCGCCTGTTATTTTAGCGGGAGTAATTGGCACAATATTAGGGGCGTTGCCTTGGTATTATGTGGGCAAACTGGTAGGTGAGGATAACTTAAAACGGTTAGCTGATAAATATGGTAAATGGATTTCAGTATCCAGCCGAGATATTGAAAAAGCGGATAACTGGTTTGACAAACATGGTGAAAAAGCTGTTTTGTTTTGTAGACTTGTCCCAGGAGTTCGTACTTTAATATCCCTACCAGCAGGGATAAGCGGTATGCCTTTAGTTCCTTTTTTAATCTACTCAACTATAGGTACTGCATTATGGGTAAGTTTATTAACTTTTGCTGGCTACGCCTTGGGTGATAACTATGAACTTGTAGATGAGTATCTTGGCCCTGTTTCTAAAATAGTATTTGTTGGTCTAGTAGTTGCTTTTGTTGTTTGGGTGGTTAACAAGAGAAGAAAGAAAAAGCACTAAACAACAGGTGAAAATATTTAAAATTGCCTGATTAAGCGGTTATAAAACACTTACATGAGTATTAGTGGTGAAGAACGAAGCCGCAAGTTTATTACCACTGAACCATTAGGGAAAAGTGGCCAAAAAGGTGAAAGGAAAGTTTGGGAGGCTGTTAAAATAGCTTTTGCAGAGAGGAACTGTCTTAGCTATTGGCGCTATCCCATTTTTTCTCAAGTCGGAAATATTCGTAAAGAACCAGACATTTTAATTGCTGATTTTGATTTGGGTTTAATTGTAATTGAAGTTAAATCAGTTACGATTGAACAGATAGTTAATATTAATGGTCATCGCTGGCAATTTAGCAACTTTTATACGAAATATAGTAATCCTTATGAGCAAGCAGAAAATCAATTATTTGCTTTGTTGGGATATTGCGATCGCGAACCACTCCTCCGCCGCCAAATAACAGGTCGTACCTTAGTATCTTTACCTTTAATTACCATAGAAGAATGGCAGCAAAAAGGTTTTAACAAACTTCCTAGCTGTCCACCAATTATATTTAAAAATCATTTACATTTATCATCAACAACCACGTCTAATCATCTCCTCGTCCAGCATATTCAGCAAACAACTCCAGTCATTAAAGGTAAAAACTTAAATGAAGAACAATGGAAATTACTACTAGCAGTATTAGGCGGAACTCCAATTTTCCGTAAGTCTGTAAATAAACCTTCGGAAATTAATCTACTTTCTCCAAATATACTACCTGCGGAAGGAACGCGCGGGTGGGTGTTATCTCAGATACGCCAACAATTATCAGAACTTGATTTACATCAAGAAACAATTGCTAAACAAATTCCCCCAGGATTACAACGTATTCGAGGTATTGCCGGATCAGGAAAAACAGTATTACTGTGTCAAAAAGCGGCGCAAATGCACCTCAAATATCCAAATTGGGATATTGCTTTAGTATTTTTTAGCCGTAGTCTTTACGAACCAATAATAAAAGAAGTAAATAAATGGTTGCGTCGGTTTAGTAGTGGAGAAGTACAGTTAAACCTCTCTTCTGTTGACGGTGGGGTTCAATCTTCTAAATTAAAAGTATTACACGCTTGGGGCGCAAAAAATCAGCCTGGACTTTACAGCACTATTTGTGAAGCTGCTAAAGTAAAACCCCTCACAGCTTACGAAACAAAAAGCAAGCAACCCCACGAAAGTTTGGCAGAAGTATGTAGTTTGCTATTTGAAGATGCAATCATTCCCCAAATATTTGATGCCATTTTAATTGATGAAGGGCAAGATTTAATTGTTGATTATAAGTTAAAATTCCAAAATAAGCAACCTTTTTATTGGATGGCTTATCAAGCGTTAAAATTTGTTGATTCACAATATCCAGAACAAAGACGCTTAATATGGGCTTATGATGAATCCCAAAGTTTATCAAGTTTAAATATCCCTACAGCAAGCGAATTATTTGGAGATGAGTTAGGTCATTTAGTAACAGGGCAATATTCAGACGGAATCAAAAAAAGTGAGATTATTCACCGATGTTATCGCACACCTAGCCAAATTGTAACAGTCGCTCATGCTTTGAGCATGGGTTTACTGCGCCCAGGGGGAATGCTATCAGGAATTACTCGAACTGAAGATTGGAAAGCTATCGGTTATGAAGTTACGGGGCGCTTTACTCGTGGTCAAAAAATCACATTGCGACGTATCAATGAAGATTTTCCTAATCTGATATCTCAATTATGCAAAAAGCCGTTGTTAGAGTTTGAAATTTACAGTTCACGGCAAGCAGAATTTACTGCTTTAGCGGATAAAATTTTAGATAATCTTAAGCAAGATGCTCTCAAACCCCATGAAGATATTTTAGTAGTAGTTTTAGGTGATTTTTTTGAAGCAGTAAGATTAGAAAATCATGTTGCTAGTTTTTTAATACAACAAGGGATTAATATTTTTATTCCTGGCGCGACTGAATGTAATATATTGAAACCAGATCCAGAAAAACGCGATCGCAACAAGTTTTGGTGTAATGGTGGGGTAACAGTATCTCGTATCCACCGCGCCAAAGGACACGAAGCTGATATGGTTTATGTGGTAGGTTGCGATCGCATTGCTCAAGATGAAAGTAATATTACCCTGCGTAATCAACTATTTGTAGCCTTAACTAGAACAAGAGGTTGGGCAAACTTAAGTGGGATTGGTAAATATCCTTTTTATGAAGAAATTAGACGAGTAATTAAGAGTGATGGGACATTTAATTTTACTTTTAATCATCGCCCCAAGCGAGAAATTAGCGTTACCGATGCAGGGGAATTACTCAAGCGATATGCAGCAGGAGACAGAAATTTTCAAGGCGCAGATTTGCGGGGTATTCAGTTAGCTGGCGCAGATTTGCGTAATGCTAATTTGATTAATACTCAGTTATGTAATGCAGATTTAAGTAATGCTAAGTTAGATGGGGTAAAGTTTGCGATCGCAGATTTAACTAACGCTAATTTAACTGGCGCAAGTTTGCGAAAAGCTAAGTTAATTGGTGCGATTTTGCGAGAGGCAGATTTAAGTAATGCAGATTTAAGTTTCGCAGACTTAAGTGATGCAGATTTACATAATACTAAGTTTGTAGGTGCAAATTTAAACTTGGTAGATTTCAGTGGTGCTGGAATGTAGTTTAAAATTTTGATAGCGATACAATAATATTAGAAAACTATTATAAGCTTAGAGCCAAGCCCTAACCCGATCAAGCCTAAGCAATATTGCTTAATAAATGAAATTGGCGATCGCAAACTTTACCCAACTACTATATTTCAATGAAAATAAAACCCCAATTGTGGAAAGTCATAACAGCACTAACATTAACAACATCAATTGTTACTGCGATTAGTACCTATCCTACTATAGCTGACACTCCAACGAGTACTAAGCAAATCATTAGAAAATTTATTACTTTATCTGGGCATACAGCACCTATTCGGGCAATCGCCCTTAGTCTTGACAAACAAACATTAGCTAGTGGTAGTGATGACCAAACAATCAAACTATGGAATATTAAAACAGGGCAGTTACTCCGTACTATAAATGCTCATAAAGATAGAGTGACATCTGTTGCCTTTACTCCTAATGGCAAGATATTAACTGCTAGCGACCAAGAGAACACAATTAAATTGTGGAACTTTAATAATGGGGAATTATTAACTACTCTGACAGGGCATAAAGCAGGAATAGCATCAATTGCAGTAAGCCCTGATAGCAAGATATTAGTTAGTGCTAGTGAAGATAAAGTTATTAAGCTGTGGAACTTAAATAACAATCAACTACTTCGTACAAAAATAGCTGAAGCAACTTTTCTTGTAATTAGTCCCGATGGTAAAACCTTATTTAGTGGTAGTGAAAATGGCACAATTAAACAATGGAATCTCCGCACTTTTAAACTGCAACGAACTTTAATTCCACCAAAACCTAAATCTCCCCCCTTTCCTGGTCAAAAAGCCTCTAGAGTTTACTCCTTAGCAATCAGTCCTTCGGGGCAAACTCTTGTTAATGGTGGTTACGATGATAGTCATCAGACAATTCAAGAAACTGATCAAAAAAATATTAAGGTATGGAATCTAAAAACAGGGAAAGTACTTCACAACTTCTCTATGGGTATTGGTAGCGCTGATACCGTTGCCATCAGTCCCGACGGGAAAACCTTTGCTAGTGGTGGTTTAGCAAGCTCAATTTACCTTTGGGATTTGAAGACAGGGAAGTTACTACGTACTCTTGAGGGTCATGCAGGAGGAATTTATGCTTTGGCTTTTACCCAAGATGGCAAAACTTTGATTAGTGGAAGTGGCGATAAATCGATCAAGGTTTGGCAATTATCGCCTTGAAATTTTAGGGATTTGAGACAGCAGATGCAAATAGTTTTTAGCTGACTTTTACCAAGCTCAAACCTGATTAAACTGGAAAGCGTTCCAATTCTGGTCGCTTCCAAGAACCTAAATTTGCCGCAGCGTCGTAAGTACTTTGAAAAAAGGTAAGGAGTAGTGCATCTGGATCAGATGCCTGCCGCACAGCTTCATAAGGCAAAATAAACTCTTGCATCTTATCGCTATAAAATGCCTCCGGTGGCTGGATGGCGTAATCTTTAAATCCTTCCGGTGCAGGATAAGCATAAGAGTAAAACAACGGCTCCACTTCTCCACTACCAGGCCAGAATCCACAACTGCTACAAACGTGGGAGTAAGCCTCTCTTGTCACCCTATCTGCCAAATTAGGAATTCCACCTGGATGCTCTGGAGCAGTATCCCCAGAGAAGCGAGTCACAGCAAGGTCAAAGCTACCCCAGAAAAAATGTACAGGGCTGCATTTACCAATAAAAGAAGAGCGAAATGTCTTCATCACTCGGTCTGCTTGCACAAGAATACGCCAACACCTTTGTGCATATTCCGAATCGTAAGCTGTATGTTGGTAATCTTGGTCAAAAGGAATTGCCTCCGCTACTTCCTGCGGCATTGTCCAAATCTTAACTTTAATATCAAGCTCACTTAAAGCGTTCATCACCTCTTGATAAAAGTCTGCTACCGAGCGGGGTTTAAGAGCGATGCTTTTGCTAGTACCGTCGCTCGTCTCAATGCGTAATTCGTGAGCAAGAAAATCGAAAATAATCTCAAAGGTGCGTGTTCCTGATGGGATTGAAGAGGTTGTCAGTCCACGCGGAGTTACATACAGAGTAGAGTGCCACGAATGGTTAATAAAAGGAGTTAGCTTTAGCCGAATTTTGCCAATGATTTGAGTCCACATATGAAGCGTTGCATAGGTATCTTGCCATTCTGCAACTGGCAGGCTCGGCCAAACGCTATCAATGGAATTTGCCATAATGGAAGCCTCCAAATCAGGAAATTAGCTATACTAATTGACTTTAGCTCAACTTTTCTTTTAAACACAATAAAACCAAAATTATGCCCCCAAGCTTTTAACGGCTTGGGGGTTCGCAGTATGGTAATACCTTAAACTACGCCGATTTACTTAACTGCTCAGATTTTGCCATTTCTACAGGCAATACCGTCTGTTTAGCTTCTGCTTCCAGAAACTTAGCTACTTGAGCTTCAATTTGCTCTCGAACAATCACGCGATACTCTACGAAATGTTCAATCTGAGCGCAAACAGCTAAATAACTACTTACACCACCTGGATTATGCCGCAACATATTGAACAGATTGCGCCAGAATTGCCAGCGAGTATTACGAACTACCCCTTGTCGCCAACAAATAATTAGAAATGCGCGAATCGTGACCCAATTCAACTTTTTAGCATCTCTCTTACCTTTTTTCGGGTAAGTTGCTTCTCCTAACATCCGGTAGTGGCGATAAGCCCGATCCAAAAACCGTTTTGGCTCGTATAATTCCCAAAATGCCTCGACATATTCCCTGGCAATATCTTGTACTGGTCGAGTTGGCACGAAGTTCATCAAAGTTGTTTGATTAATATTTGCTGATTTAGCCCGTAGCCGTCCCTCTTTTTCTAGTCGATGCCAAAGCGCAGTATCAGGTAAAGCTTGCAACATACTAAATAGTGCAGTGGGAATCGCTGTTTTCTCAACAAACTTAACAATTCGCGCACCTGCCCCTGCCTTTTCTCCATCAAATCCAATGATGAATCCCGCCATCACCCGCAACCCGCTACGGGTAATAGAGTTTACTGCTTCGCTGAGAGAGTCCCGTGTGTTTTGGAATTTATGAGTTAAAGTTAAACTCTCTTCATCTGGGGTTTCAATTCCTAAAAATACTGCCCCAAAATTACACTGAACCATTAAATCCATCAGTTCTTGGTCGTTAGCTAAGTCAACTGAAGCTTCTGTTGCAAAGGAAAAAGGATAGTTATGTTCAACCATCCAAGGCTTCAGTTCCTTCAAAAATAACTTGACGTTACGCTTATTACCAATAAAGTTGTCATCTACCATGAAAATACTGCGCCGCCAACCAAGTTCATAAAGGCGCTCTAATTCCGCTAAAAGTTGGGTAGGCGTTTTAGTTCTAGGTTTGCGACCATACAGCACAATAATGTCGCAGAATTCGCACTGGAAGGGACAACCGCGCGAGAACTGCACAGACATTTCTGAATATGCGTCGAGTTCTAGCAAATCAAAGCGGGGAATTGGGGTAGAACTAACGTCGGGTTTTTCTCCGTTAGAGCGAAATATACCGGAGCGATCGCCTCTTTCAATTGCTGCTATAAATAAAGGCAGAGTGATTTCCCCTTCATCCAAAATCAAAAAATCAGCCCCAGCCGATAAGGAATCATCAGGTATAGCAGTAGGATAAGGGCCACCAACTGCAACAAGCTTACCTCT
This portion of the Oculatellaceae cyanobacterium genome encodes:
- a CDS encoding DedA family protein; the protein is MTEWITNTITSLGYLGIGLLMFLENLFPPIPSELIMPLAGFTVARGKMELAPVILAGVIGTILGALPWYYVGKLVGEDNLKRLADKYGKWISVSSRDIEKADNWFDKHGEKAVLFCRLVPGVRTLISLPAGISGMPLVPFLIYSTIGTALWVSLLTFAGYALGDNYELVDEYLGPVSKIVFVGLVVAFVVWVVNKRRKKKH
- a CDS encoding pentapeptide repeat-containing protein, producing MSISGEERSRKFITTEPLGKSGQKGERKVWEAVKIAFAERNCLSYWRYPIFSQVGNIRKEPDILIADFDLGLIVIEVKSVTIEQIVNINGHRWQFSNFYTKYSNPYEQAENQLFALLGYCDREPLLRRQITGRTLVSLPLITIEEWQQKGFNKLPSCPPIIFKNHLHLSSTTTSNHLLVQHIQQTTPVIKGKNLNEEQWKLLLAVLGGTPIFRKSVNKPSEINLLSPNILPAEGTRGWVLSQIRQQLSELDLHQETIAKQIPPGLQRIRGIAGSGKTVLLCQKAAQMHLKYPNWDIALVFFSRSLYEPIIKEVNKWLRRFSSGEVQLNLSSVDGGVQSSKLKVLHAWGAKNQPGLYSTICEAAKVKPLTAYETKSKQPHESLAEVCSLLFEDAIIPQIFDAILIDEGQDLIVDYKLKFQNKQPFYWMAYQALKFVDSQYPEQRRLIWAYDESQSLSSLNIPTASELFGDELGHLVTGQYSDGIKKSEIIHRCYRTPSQIVTVAHALSMGLLRPGGMLSGITRTEDWKAIGYEVTGRFTRGQKITLRRINEDFPNLISQLCKKPLLEFEIYSSRQAEFTALADKILDNLKQDALKPHEDILVVVLGDFFEAVRLENHVASFLIQQGINIFIPGATECNILKPDPEKRDRNKFWCNGGVTVSRIHRAKGHEADMVYVVGCDRIAQDESNITLRNQLFVALTRTRGWANLSGIGKYPFYEEIRRVIKSDGTFNFTFNHRPKREISVTDAGELLKRYAAGDRNFQGADLRGIQLAGADLRNANLINTQLCNADLSNAKLDGVKFAIADLTNANLTGASLRKAKLIGAILREADLSNADLSFADLSDADLHNTKFVGANLNLVDFSGAGM
- a CDS encoding WD40 repeat domain-containing protein; this translates as MKIKPQLWKVITALTLTTSIVTAISTYPTIADTPTSTKQIIRKFITLSGHTAPIRAIALSLDKQTLASGSDDQTIKLWNIKTGQLLRTINAHKDRVTSVAFTPNGKILTASDQENTIKLWNFNNGELLTTLTGHKAGIASIAVSPDSKILVSASEDKVIKLWNLNNNQLLRTKIAEATFLVISPDGKTLFSGSENGTIKQWNLRTFKLQRTLIPPKPKSPPFPGQKASRVYSLAISPSGQTLVNGGYDDSHQTIQETDQKNIKVWNLKTGKVLHNFSMGIGSADTVAISPDGKTFASGGLASSIYLWDLKTGKLLRTLEGHAGGIYALAFTQDGKTLISGSGDKSIKVWQLSP
- a CDS encoding DUF5996 family protein; amino-acid sequence: MANSIDSVWPSLPVAEWQDTYATLHMWTQIIGKIRLKLTPFINHSWHSTLYVTPRGLTTSSIPSGTRTFEIIFDFLAHELRIETSDGTSKSIALKPRSVADFYQEVMNALSELDIKVKIWTMPQEVAEAIPFDQDYQHTAYDSEYAQRCWRILVQADRVMKTFRSSFIGKCSPVHFFWGSFDLAVTRFSGDTAPEHPGGIPNLADRVTREAYSHVCSSCGFWPGSGEVEPLFYSYAYPAPEGFKDYAIQPPEAFYSDKMQEFILPYEAVRQASDPDALLLTFFQSTYDAAANLGSWKRPELERFPV
- a CDS encoding DUF4070 domain-containing protein, with protein sequence MKVLLLYPLFPKSFWSFEKTLALLNYKAMLPPLGLVTVAAILPQEWEFKLVDRNIRTVTEAEWEWADLVILSAMIVQKEDLQAQIREAKGRGKLVAVGGPYPTAIPDDSLSAGADFLILDEGEITLPLFIAAIERGDRSGIFRSNGEKPDVSSTPIPRFDLLELDAYSEMSVQFSRGCPFQCEFCDIIVLYGRKPRTKTPTQLLAELERLYELGWRRSIFMVDDNFIGNKRNVKLFLKELKPWMVEHNYPFSFATEASVDLANDQELMDLMVQCNFGAVFLGIETPDEESLTLTHKFQNTRDSLSEAVNSITRSGLRVMAGFIIGFDGEKAGAGARIVKFVEKTAIPTALFSMLQALPDTALWHRLEKEGRLRAKSANINQTTLMNFVPTRPVQDIAREYVEAFWELYEPKRFLDRAYRHYRMLGEATYPKKGKRDAKKLNWVTIRAFLIICWRQGVVRNTRWQFWRNLFNMLRHNPGGVSSYLAVCAQIEHFVEYRVIVREQIEAQVAKFLEAEAKQTVLPVEMAKSEQLSKSA